The window GTCATATCGTAGTAGTTCTATGCTTTTATACTAGTGTGGTATAGTGGTATACTGACTATACTCTATTGGTAAAACTTTTGATTTCTGTGTGACCACATTCAAGCATGGAATTAAGTATCAACCTAGATTAACATTATTAGGGATATGGTAAGAACGTACCGCTACAAATTCAAACAAAATGTTAAGGCACAGTTTCCAATTTATGATTTGTGCAGATGGTTGAGTACTTGAGTTTGTATATGGATATGTAACTGTTTACTCCTTGATAGATTCATAATATTTAATTCTGAGAGAACATTTCTAGGGACTATTTATTTGTCACCTCAATATTGGTTTATCTGACCAATTGTCTTGGTTTGCAGTTGAACAGTTTTATTCTCAACAGCATCCCAGTTGTTGTGACAGTAACTTCGTTTGGGGTATTCACTTTTCTTGGAGGTGAATTGACACCTGCGAGGGCGTTTACATCACTTTCTCTTTTTGCAGTGCTGCGCTTCCCTTTAAACATGCTGCCCAATTTATTAAGTCAGGTAACCTGGGTTTCCTATCTGATGATTCATCTGTCATCTGCATTTGATTTAGCATGTATATTTATGTTATCTCATTTGTCGATTATTTATTTTACATTCTCTGCGATCAGTTGTCTTTGTTGTTATGTCTCTGCATCTGCTGACTCAGTCTACCTTGACAGGTCGTAAATGCAAACGTATCCTTGCAGCGTTTGGAGGAACTATTTTTAACTGAGGAGAGAATTCTAGTACCTAACCCACCACTGGAACCAGGGCTTCCAGCCATCTCAATTCAGGATGGGCACTTTTCATGGAATTCAAAGGTGTTGTGTTTACAATTTTACAAAACACACACACATATTCTAATTGGAGAATTAACTCTGCACTTTTAATTAGAATTTATGTGTGGCCATGGTGCATATTTAGTTTCTATAACGGTATTTGTCCATTTCCAAGTCTTCATGCTTTGCAGCAATGTTCCAAGTAAAAGGTTCTCTTTGTACTAAGTTTCTTAAAAAAAGAAAGTTTCTAAAAGAGATGGCTAACTACTAAGTAAAGGTTCAGGAACTTAACTTCTATGAGACATCAACTGTAAGGAATTTGATTCTTTATCAAGCTTTGCCAATTAAATATAAGTGGAAAAGTCTACCAAGTTTACTGGAAAGCATTGATATCTTTTAATCCATTTCTTCCATCTTATTATTTTAATTTTTCATCGTAAATCATCTAGGTTACTTTATCTATATATGATTAGGTGCCATGTCAACCATTAGCTCTATGGTTGACTGTGCACTCTGTCATATCTTAGAAGTCGAGGAAACACTGAAAAGTGCATAAAACCATGAGTCTATTGAATTGACATTTGTAGTAATGGTTTTGACTATGGTACTAAAGCAATATCCTAACATAGCATAGCTTGTTGAAAGGGCATACTGTGCTATGTTATCTGACATTGTACAAAAAGAAAAAGAAAATTTCTCATGTTGCATGTTGACTCTCAATATCTCAGACATGCAAAAGCGACTTAATAACCTTATCTTCTCCTTCTTTCCTTTTGCAGGCAGAGAAACCCACATTATCAAACATCAACTTGGATATACGAGTTGGTAGCTTAGTTGCAGTTGTTGGCGGCACTGGAGAAGGAAAAACATCACTTGTATCAGCCATGCTTGGGGAGCTGCCTCCAATTGCAGATTCCAGTGTTGTAATAAGGGGGACTGTTGCTTATGTTCCCCAAGTTTCATGGATTTTCAATGCTACTGTGAGTCACAACTTCTCTGCTTTAAAAGCCTATAAAGCTCAATCTACTTTGGCTTTCCTGTCACTTTCAATGTCATCTCCTACCCCTACATGCACTTTGAGGTTGTTAAATATATTTTTCCAGGTACGTGAAAACATTTTATTTGGATCTGAATTTGAAGCTGCACGGTATTGGAAGGCAATTGATGTAACTGAGTTCCGTCATGACCTGGACTTACTTCCAGTAAGTGGACTATGAGGTTTTTCTTTGCCATTACGTCTCATTAACGTGTAAAGATTCCAGTATGTTAACTATTGTACCTGATTTGCCAGGGTCGAGATCTTACGGAGATAGGTGAAAGAGGGGTCAATATTAGTGGAGGTCAAAAGCAAAGGGTTTCAATGGCCAGAGCTGTATATTCTAATTCAGATGTTTATATATTTGATGACCCATTAAGTGCTCTAGATGCTCATGTTGCTAGAGAGGTAGTATTTCTAATCGATGTACTATCATCTCAGGGTTATTATTATAATTTGGCCATATATTCATATATAAGACAACCATTTGAATTCATCGAAGTCGTAACTCTTGATCCATTTTTTTTAATTTTTTTTATTTTTAAATGTTTATGTTTTTGAATTGAGATCATTGTACTTTCAACTGAACCAAGTTGTTTGCAGGTTTTCAACCACTGCATAAAGGAAGAGTTGCAGGGGAAAACTAGGGTGCTTGTCACAAATCAGCTACACTTTCTGCCTCAAGTGGATGAAATAATATTAGTCTCTGACGGTACAATTAAAGAGAAGGGAACCTTTAAGGATCTCTCTGAAAACAGTTTGCTGTTCCAGAAGCTTATGGAAAATGCCGGGAAAATGGAAGAACATGTAGACGAAAAGGAAGACAGCAAAACTAATTACCAGGAAATCTCACTTCCTGTGTCTAATGGGGTGGTGAATGACTTGCCAAAAGATGCAAGCTACACCAAGAAAGGGAAAGGGATGAGATCTGTACTCATTAAGCAAGAGGAACGGGAAACAGGTGTTGTAAGTTGGAAAATTTTGCAGAGGTAGGATACTGAATTCTCTTCACAGATTTAAGCTTCAACGGTCTTAAAAATAAGTTGGGGAAGGTAGATTAGTCATTCGGAACATAGATTGTATATGCTTTTCGGTACAGTTCATGCTGTGTTGGTTGGAATTAGTAAATAATCGTAGCAGTTCATGCTGTGTTGGTTGGTCAAGCAAAGGGGAATTAGCTGAGCTGTGAGCTGTATGAGTTGTCTTTTTTACATGAAAACTTCACGTATATGATCATAAGGAATTGATGAATATCTCTTCTTCATTGTTGGCAGGTATAAACATGCATTAGGAGGCCTATGGGTGGTCATGGTTCTATTTACATGTTATACACTGACAGAAGTTCTTCGAGTTTCAAGCAGCACATGGTTAAGTTTTTGGACAGACCAAAGCACGTCAAAGAGTTATGCACCTGGTTTCTACATTCTTATTTATGCAATTCTATCACTTGGTCAGGTATGTTGAGAGTCAATGCATGCATGTTAGATCATTCTTTGAATATGTTATTCTTTTATATTACTTTTCTACAGTTCTACCATTATTCTTAAGTTAGAGAATCTAGCAATCTATGCACAGAAAAGAGTCATATGAAACCTCAATGACAAAGTGTAATGTCGTTTATATTAGCCACGAGCAGAGAGTCATATGTCATATGCATTGTTACTGCATTCTGTTACGGAAGAAAATTATTACAGTCGTGAGTTGTGACTGTGACATGGTTTGAACGTCCTTAATCCAAATTTCTTGACTCAGGTAACGGTGACTCTGACGAACTCATTTTGGCTAATCACTTCAAGTCTTCATGCAGCCAGAAAATTGCATGATGCCCTGCTACAGGCTATACTAAAAGCTCCAATGGTCTTCTTTCACACTAACCCAACTGGAAGGATAATCAATAGGTTTGCAAAGGATCTGGGTGACATAGATCGCACTGTAGCCAATTTTATGAACATGTTTCTGGGTCAAGTGTGGCAGCTCATTTCGACTTTTGTGCTCATAGGTATAGTGAGCACAATATCCCTCTGGGCCATAATGCCACTTCTAATTTTGTTCTATGCAGCCTATCTATTCTATCAGGTAGGTTTATGTAGTTTCAGTTTTCTATTTACCTGACTATATAAAGGTGCATCAATTTTGTATAAACTTATATAATATGATAATGAATTTGTTTTTACAGAGCACATCCCGTGAAGTGAAACGCTTGGATTCCATTACCAGATCTCCTGTTTATGCACAGTTTGGAGAAGCATTAAATGGTTTGTCATCAATTCGTGCCTATAAAGCTTATGATCGGATGGCAAAGATCAGTGGAAGGTCTATGGATAATAACATCAGATTCACCCTTGTGAATATTAGTTCAAACCGCTGGCTTACGATAAGGTTGGAAACACTAGGAGGTATCATGATATGGGTGATAGCAACCTTTGCTGTCATGCAAAATGGAAGAGCAGAAAACCAAGTACAATTTGCATCCACAATGGGTCTACTTCTTACTTATACTTTGAATATCACAAGTCTGTTGAGTGGTGTTCTTAGACAAGCTAGTAGGGCTGAAAATAGTTTAAATGCTGTTGAGCGGGTTGGAACATATATTGAATTGCCTTCTGAGGCTCCAGCTGTTATTGAAAGCAACCGTCCCCCACACGGGTGGCCATCATCAGGATCAATCAAGTTTGAGGATGTTGTCCTCCGTTATAGGCCTGGACTTCCACCAGTACTGCACGGATTATCCTTCACAGTTTCTGCAAGTGAGAAGTTAGGAATAGTTGGAAGAACTGGTGCCGGCAAATCTAGCATGATTAATGCATTGTTTAGGATAGTAGAAATAGAAAAAGGAAGCATCTTGATTGATGGGTGTGATGTTGCTAAGTTTGGATTGGCAGATTTGCGAAAAGTTCTTAGCATCATACCCCAATCACCAGTTCTCTTTTCAGGTATTGCACTTGAGGTTTGAGCTGATGTGATTTTGGAACATAAAACTAAAAACTGAGCATGCTAGACTTATGAGATGCATGATTCTAATGGTCATTCTGTCTTGTGTAGGAACTGTACGGTTTAATCTTGATCCTTTCAGTGAGCATAATGATGCTGACCTCTGGGAAGCCCTAGAAAGGGCGCATCTAAAGGATGTCATTAGAAGGAATTCCTTCGGTCTCGATGCTGAGGTAAAATCTTATTTTATAGATAATCATAGTGTCTGATATCCCTAAGCTTACTGCAATAATCAGATGCAATGATGAAGCATATTTCCTAATTTTGACATTAATGAATCAAAGGTTTCGGAGGGTGGTGAGAATTTCAGTGTTGGACAGAGGCAGCTAATAAGTCTTGCTAGAGCATTGCTACGGAGATCAAAGATTCTTATTCTTGATGAAGCAACAGCAGCTGTGGATGTTAGAACGGATGCTCTCATCCAAAAAACCATACGTGAAGAATTCAAATCATGCACCATGCTCATTATTGCTCACAGACTGAACACCATTATTGACTGTGATCGAATCCTTGTTCTTGATGCTGGTCAGGTATGCCCTCACTGATGCAATTCCTGCATTTCTGCGTACAGGATATATTAAAAGACAAATATCCTTTGTTTTCAAAAGAAAGCTATCCACTCATAAGTTTTGACCTCCACTTTTAGGTCCTAGAACATGGTTCACCAGAAGAATTACTGCTAAATGAAGTGAGCGCATTCTCCAAGATGGTTAGGAGTACAGGACCTTCTAATGCTCAGTACTTACGCAGCCTGGTTTTCAAAGGCAAGCAGAATAAGGTGAATGGAGAGGAAACTGAGCAACTGGTTGGCCTGAGTCAGAGGAGATGGTTAGCCTCTTCGCGCTGGGCCGCTGCTGCCCAATTTGCATTGGCTTTAAGTCTCACATCCTCACAGAACGATCTCCAAAGGTTAGATATTGGAGACGAGGACAATATTCTCATGAAAACAAAGGATGCAGTTATAACATTACAGGGAGTTTTGGAAGGAAAGCATGATGAAGATATAGACATATCACTAAATCAGCACCATATTCCAAGAGAAGGGTGGTGGTCAGCTTTGTTCAGAATAGTTGAAGGTAAAAAGAATCATATACTCCTGCATATAATCCATCTCTTGGGACCTTTTTCATTATATCTGTATATTCAAATATATGTTATTTGTTTCAGGTTTGGCCGTGATGAGCAAGCTGGCTCAGAACAGACTTCACCCTTTAGAAGACGACGATTTTGAAGACAACCTATAGGTTGGAGTTGAACAAGGAACAACTGTTTATACTTTATACCAGCAATTCCTCTCAAATAGAGGCCAATGAAGAAGAGCAATGGATTCAAGATGTTGATTCGTATAGATAAATCTAGATGAAATCCAAATTGTAACAAGCAGAAGAGAGTTACATCCGCATAGAACACGAGAAACAACAATCATTCAGTTGTATAGGTATTATGGCATATAGGTATTATGGCATTTGAGAATAACCACATGAATCTATTGGCCTGACTCTTTGGCTATTATTGTATCCCTCGAGCTTTGGTTACTCTAAATTATATAACAAGTCAAACCACTACACTTAGTGGTATGAAACCATTACGAGTTCGGTTCACGAAGCTGTTAAGATCGTCAGTGATATGCTACAATGCACACCCAAGCACAACTGACAAAAATTACAACTCCTCCGAGTTTTTGGTCATTTGACATAACGGTGATCATTGCCCGGAACCTGTGATTGCCACGTCACAGGTGAGCCGCCGCCACTCAGAGTCCTGACAAAACTAGAAGCGTGATTGTGACTCACCTCTGTCACACTAACCACTTCCTCTGTTTGTTTTTGTTTTTATACATTTCTTCAAGGACTTTCGCTTTGGTCTTTTCCTAATCTTGTCGCTGTCGTTTTGCCAATGAAGCTGTTTATGTATGTTTCTTCAAAGACTTCACTTTGGTCAAATGAGTCTTGCTCTTTTGTTTTCAACACATTCCAAAGGTGCTCCCTTTTTCCCTCCTCTCTTTCTTGCCATTGTATCTTTTTGCTGTCTTCGGATGCAACAGTGTTGGGTTTGGACTTTTTATGCTTGAAATTCTCAAACTTTTGCTTCTGGGTTTATGTGGGTTCCTGTTTAAATTGGATTGCAAATGCATGTGAATGAAACTAGCATCAAAATTTATGGAACCAATAAAAGAGTGGCAATTTCATGAGTAAAGGTGTTTCCTTTTCTTATTGCGGTGGGAAACCAAGTGGCGGGATTCAGTGAGAAGAAAGCTGTGTCCAATTGGAAGTGGTGGTGTTAGTTTGTAGTGAATACCAGAGATGGGTTTTAAGGCAATAGACTGGTATTGTCAACCAGAAGCTAATGGGGTATGGGCCAAAGCAGTGAGTGTTTTTGGCTCATACACTCCTTGTGCAATGAACTCTATGGTCATCTGTATTTCTCATTTAGTTCTTTTGGGATTTTGCTGCTATCGAGTATGGATGATCAAGAAGAATTTGAAAGCCCGGAGGTTCAGGTTGAGGTCAAACTACTATAACTATTTGCTGGGATTGTTGGCTGGTTACTCCACTGCTGAGCCTCTACTGAGGTTGGTGATGGGTTTATCACTCTTTAACCCGTTTGGAAGAACTGGCTTTGCTCCTTTTGAGGTGCGTTTTCTTTTCTTGATATTGTTTGTTGAATAGAGCTATTGCTTTTTGACAATCTTTATTGATATCTGCAAGCATGCGTGCACACACAATTGTATGTGATTATCAAAACATGTAAGGGATAGTTTTAAATTGTTGATTGCTACTAAAATCTTCATCTGATAGCTGTAAATAGTAATCCTATGTGATTGTATACAACTATACAACATCAAGCTTACGTTGTAACTATTTGTGTTCTTGCAGATGAATTCTTCGATCATTGAAGCTCTTGCTTGGTGCTCCATGCTAATTTTGATTGGCTTGGAAACTAAGATATACATTCGGGAATTCCGATGGT of the Fragaria vesca subsp. vesca linkage group LG6, FraVesHawaii_1.0, whole genome shotgun sequence genome contains:
- the LOC101298730 gene encoding ABC transporter C family member 12-like is translated as MGFKAIDWYCQPEANGVWAKAVSAFGSYTPCAMDSMVICISHLVLLGLCCYRVWMIKKNLKARRFRLRSNYYNYLLGLLAGYSTAEPLLRLVMGLSLFNPFGRTGFAPFEVTSSFVEALAWCSMLILIGLETKIYIREFRWYVRFGVLYVLVGDAVVLNLVLGVTDSYSRSALYLYISTVCCQVLFGILLLIYVPNLDPYPGYIVLQSESLDNAEYEALPGEDQICPERHVNIFSRIYFGWMTPLMQLGYRKPITETDVWKLDTWDQTETLIKRFQECWVEESKRSKPWLLRALNCSLGRRFWLGGFFKIGNDLSQFSGPILLNHLLQSMQRGDPAWIGYIYAFLIFMGVSLGVLSESQYFQNVMRVGFRLRSTLVAAIFRKSIRITHEGRKNFPTGKITNMMSTDANSLQQICQQLHGLWSAPFRITVAMVLLYQQLGVASLIGSFMLVLMIPIQTTIISKMRKLTKDGLQQTDKRVGLMNEILAAMDTVKCYAWETSFQQRVQSIRNDELSRFRKAQLLSALNSFILNSIPVVVTVTSFGVFTFLGGELTPARAFTSLSLFAVLRFPLNMLPNLLSQVVNANVSLQRLEELFLTEERILVPNPPLEPGLPAISIQDGHFSWNSKAEKPTLSNINLDIRVGSLVAVVGGTGEGKTSLVSAMLGELPPIADSSVVIRGTVAYVPQVSWIFNATVRENILFGSEFEAARYWKAIDVTEFRHDLDLLPGRDLTEIGERGVNISGGQKQRVSMARAVYSNSDVYIFDDPLSALDAHVAREVFNHCIKEELQGKTRVLVTNQLHFLPQVDEIILVSDGTIKEKGTFKDLSENSLLFQKLMENAGKMEEHVDEKEDSKTNYQEISLPVSNGVVNDLPKDASYTKKGKGMRSVLIKQEERETGVVSWKILQRYKHALGGLWVVMVLFTCYTLTEVLRVSSSTWLSFWTDQSTSKSYAPGFYILIYAILSLGQVTVTLTNSFWLITSSLHAARKLHDALLQAILKAPMVFFHTNPTGRIINRFAKDLGDIDRTVANFMNMFLGQVWQLISTFVLIGIVSTISLWAIMPLLILFYAAYLFYQSTSREVKRLDSITRSPVYAQFGEALNGLSSIRAYKAYDRMAKISGRSMDNNIRFTLVNISSNRWLTIRLETLGGIMIWVIATFAVMQNGRAENQVQFASTMGLLLTYTLNITSLLSGVLRQASRAENSLNAVERVGTYIELPSEAPAVIESNRPPHGWPSSGSIKFEDVVLRYRPGLPPVLHGLSFTVSASEKLGIVGRTGAGKSSMINALFRIVEIEKGSILIDGCDVAKFGLADLRKVLSIIPQSPVLFSGTVRFNLDPFSEHNDADLWEALERAHLKDVIRRNSFGLDAEVSEGGENFSVGQRQLISLARALLRRSKILILDEATAAVDVRTDALIQKTIREEFKSCTMLIIAHRLNTIIDCDRILVLDAGQVLEHGSPEELLLNEVSAFSKMVRSTGPSNAQYLRSLVFKGKQNKVNGEETEQLVGLSQRRWLASSRWAAAAQFALALSLTSSQNDLQRLDIGDEDNILMKTKDAVITLQGVLEGKHDEDIDISLNQHHIPREGWWSALFRIVEGLAVMSKLAQNRLHPLEDDDFEDNL